One window of the Opisthocomus hoazin isolate bOpiHoa1 chromosome 12, bOpiHoa1.hap1, whole genome shotgun sequence genome contains the following:
- the LOC142362813 gene encoding coiled-coil domain-containing protein 157-like, translated as MEAHRTDTPISGTPLACSTARSTRSIHTQTAASPLGPCNACTRAQGCLCDVGRAITRICQSKNNPSALTRFQEKVDETTGRGTLYAKDVSCWASEQRKDLSRISKHLQLLLQQVSPLKSQLETSHKQKDELRKQLEDLSRVLQAEKEAQAQQTKGAEQKLEVKNKEYPEAVARLERDKDDLRRGAALLEEQLSAFKEELAAKQAAVQELELSKTTLLEELRTTTAARSWVLELEEEVRLLTGQRDSLGQELSAASSQLRKEKAKVQTVLRHQESLQAKHQLLLQDFNSLDQEHKELQASLGEAEEDRARLAEQPQQSQEQRGRQLREQQELLDARQREKRSLEQSVVELRANGARLEQKARELREHERLLVFFPELHRPAGTQLQSTRSVAKEMEQQVQANSVRIGVLQQENARLSAALAKLQATAQQSMLQLPCAIPSNKLA; from the exons atGGAGGCGCATAGAACGGACACCCCCATCTCcgggacac CACTTGCCTGCAGCACGGCCAGGAGCACCCGCAGCATCCACACGCAGACGGCTGCGTCACCTCTGGGACCCTGCAACGcctgcaccagagcccagggctgcctctgCGACGTCGGCAGAGCCATCACCCGCATCTGCCAGAGCAAGAACAATCCCTCGGCCCTCACCAGGTTCCAGGAGAAGGTGGACGAGACCACAGGGAGAGGGACTCTCTATGCAAAGGACGTCAGCTGCTGggcctcagagcagaggaaagatctCTCCCGCATCAGCAAGCACCTCCAGCTGCTACTGCAGCAAGTCAGCCCTCTCAAGTCCCAGCTGGAGACGTCCCACAAGCAGAAGGACGAGCTGCGCAAACAGCTTGAGGACTTGTCCCGCGTGCTGCAGGCGGAGAAGGAGGCCCAGGCGCAGCAGACGAAGGGGGCTGAGCAGAAGCTGGAAGTGAAGAACAAAGAGTATCCAGAGGCGGTGGCCAGGCTGGAGCGGGACAAGGACGACCTACGCAGAG gagctgctctgctggaagAGCAACTCTCGGCCTTCAAGGAAGAGCTGGCTGCGAAGCAGgctgctgtgcaggagctgg AGCTGAGCAAGACGACCTTGCTGGAGGAGCTGAGGACCACGACGGCAGccaggagctgggtgctggagctggaggaggaggtgcgGCTGCTGACGGGCCAGCgggacagcctgggccaggagcTGAGCGCGGCCAGCAGCCAGCTGCGGAAGGAGAAGGCCAAAGTGCAGACCGTGCTGAGGCACCAGGAG TCCCTGCAGGCCAAgcaccagctcctgctgcaggactTCAACAGCCTGGACCAGGAGCACAAGGAGCTGCAGGCCAGCCTGGGGGAGGCcgaggaggacagggccaggctggcagagcagccgcagcagagccaggagcagagggggcggcagctccgggagcagcag gagctgctggacgcCCGGCAGCGGGAGAAGCGCAGCCTGGAGCAGTCCGTCGTGGAGCTGCGGGCCAACGGCGCCAGGCTGGAGCAGAAGGCACGGGAGCTGCGGGAGCACGAGCGGCTCCTCGTCTTCTTCCCCGAGCTCCACAGACCTGCTGGGACGCAGCTGCAGA GCACCAGAAGCGTGGCcaaggagatggagcagcaggTGCAGGCCAACAGCGTCCGCATCGGCGTGCTGCAGCAGGAGAACGCCCGGCTCAGCGCCGCGCTGGCCAAGCTGCAGGCGACTGCACAGCAGAGCATGCTGCAG cTGCCTTGTGCCATCCCTTCTAACAAGTTGGCATAA
- the RNF215 gene encoding RING finger protein 215 produces MAAVRAALLAPLLALGRAGPGPGPGPGAGPGAGPGAGPGAAGPAARVEGGRGGPGRAGLRGEAAAAGVEMEIRGRLLLVGDEEPELGAAGSWIGVVPVGEEPAEGPRAAREESFTAAVVSKMKRALVLGASALLILALNQNAIRELDVSQLLAKPVIVIQSSDNVTKLLGALLRGLRATAKITYQAVLLENLGVTLTLWSTCGLSRGGLYGEWQGVICTGENSSQVQKYLQQLWNAILLIALLLCTGVIVQAQRQSRHDPAEQDAEHVRRRLSALRTRRYHPGKAPRSRACEIDSCAVCLDQFHKSQWLRVLPCSHEFHRDCVDPWLLLRQTCPLCKRHVLGNCCSES; encoded by the exons ATGGCGGCGGTGCGGGCCGCGCTGCTGGCGCCACTGCTggcgctgggccgggccgggccgggcccgggcccggggccaGGAGCGGggcccggtgcggggccgggagcggggccgggagcagcggggcccgCCGCCCGCGTGGAG ggcgggcggggggggccgggccgagccgggctgcggggcgaggcggcggcggccggggtgGAGATGGAGATCCGCGGGCGTCTGCTGCTG GTGGGAGACGAGGAGCCCGAGCTGGGGGCCGCCGGCAGCTGGATCGGCGTGGTGCCGGTGGGCGAGGAGCCGGCCGAGGGGCCGCGGGCTGCCAGGGAGGAGTCCTTCACCGCCGCTGTTGTCAGTAAG ATGAAGCGAGCCCTGGTGCTGGGCGCGTCGGCCCTGCTCATCCTGGCGCTGAACCAGAACGCCATCCGGGAG CTGGATGTGTCCCAGCTCCTGGCCAAGCCCGTCATCGTGATCCAGTCCTCGGACAACGTCACCAAGCTGCTGGGAGCACTGCTGCG GGGGCTCCGGGCGACAGCGAAGATCACGTACCAGGCGGTGCTGCTGGAGAACCTG GGGGTGACCCTCACGCTGTGGTCCACCTGCGGGCTCTCCCGCGGGGGTCTCTACGGGGAGTGGCAGGGGGTCATCTGCACCGGGGAGAACAGCTCGCAGGTCCAG AAgtacctgcagcagctgtggaacGCCATCCTGCTGATCGCTCTGCTCCTCTGCACCGGCGTCATCGTGCAGGCGCAGCGGCAGTCGCGGCACGACCCCGCAGAGCAGGACGCCGAG cacGTTCGGCGGCGGCTGTCGGCGCTGAGAACCCGACGGTACCACCCCGGCAaagcgccccggagccgggcctGCGAGATCGATAGCTGCGCCGTCTGCTTGGACCAGTTCCACAAGAGCCAG TGGCTGCGGGTGCTGCCGTGCTCCCACGAGTTTCACCGGGACTGCGTGGACCCGTGGCTGCTCCTGCGGCAGACCTGCCCGCTCTGCAAGCGTCACGTCCTGG GGAACTGCTGCTCGGAGAGCTAG
- the SEC14L2 gene encoding SEC14-like protein 2 isoform X2 has translation MSGRVGGLSPRQAAALAQFRENLQDVLLSLPSQDDYFLLKWLRARSFDLPKAEAMLRKHIEVRKHMDADNIMAWEAPEDLLKNKFRDCELLRRECERQSQKLGRKIEMVLMVYDCEGLGLKHLWKPAMDTYGELLSMFEENYPESLKRLFIVKAPKIFPVAYNLVKHFLSEDTRKKVVVLGANWKEVLQQHIDPEQIPVEYGGTLTDPDGDPKCSSKINYGGDVPQHYYVRDQLAQQYEHSVVVNRGSSHQVECEILFPGCVLRWQFRSEGADVGFGVYLKTKIGERQRAGEMAEVYPTQRYNSHMVPEDGSLTCSAPGIYVLRFDNTYSYLHAKKVSYSVEVLLPDAAAAQQLQRLGGSEGAPGPSPLP, from the exons ATGAGcggcagggtcggggggctcagcccgCGGCAGGCGGCCGCGCTGGCCCAG TTTCGGGAGAACCTGCAGGACGTGCTGCTCTCGCTGCCCTCCCAGGACGACTATTTCCTCCTGAAATGGCTCCGAG CACGCTCCTTCGACCTGCCCAAGGCGGAGGCCATGCTCCGTAAG CACATCGAGGTCCGCAAGCACATGGACGCCGACAACATCATGGCGTGGGAGGCCCCCGAG GACCTGCTCAAGAACAAGTTCCGCGACTGCGAGCTGCTGCGGCGCGAGTGCGAGCGGCAGAGCCAGAAG CTGGGCAGGAAGATCGAGATGGTGCTGATGGTCTATGACTGCGAGGGCCTGGGCCTGAAGCACCTCTGGAAGCCAGCCATGGACACCTACGGGGAG CTCCTGTCCATGTTTGAGGAGAACTACCCCGAGTCCCTCAAGCGCCTGTTTATTGTGAAGG CCCCTAAGATCTTCCCCGTGGCCTACAACCTTGTCAAGCACTTCCTGAGCGAGGACACCCGCAAGAAGGTCGTGGTCCTGGGGG CCAACTGGaaggaggtcctgcagcagcaCATCGACCCCGAGCAGATCCCCGTGGAGTACGGGGGCACGCTGACGGACCCCGACGGGGACCCCAAGTGCTCCAGCAAG atcAACTACGGGGGGGACGTGCCGCAGCACTACTACGTGCGGGACCAGCTGGCGCAGCAGTACGAGCACAGCGTGGTGGTCAACCGCGGCTCGTCCCACCAGGTCGAGTGCGAGATCCTCTTCCCCGGCTGCGTCCtcag GTGGCAGTTCAGGTCGGAGGGGGCCGACGTGGGTTTCGGGGTGTACCTGAAGACCAAGATCGGGGAGCGGCAGCGGGCGGGCGAGATGGCCGAGGTCTACCCCACCCAGCGCTACAACTCCCACATGGTGCCCGAGGACGGCTCCCTCACCTGCTCCGCGCCCGGCATCT acgtCCTGCGCTTCGACAACACCTACAGCTACCTCCACGCCAAGAAGGTGAGCTACAGCGTGGAGGTGCTGCTGCCCGACGCTGCCGCggcccagcagctccagcgcctggggggcagcgagggggcccccggccccagccccctgccctga
- the SEC14L2 gene encoding SEC14-like protein 2 isoform X1 → MSGRVGGLSPRQAAALAQFRENLQDVLLSLPSQDDYFLLKWLRARSFDLPKAEAMLRKHIEVRKHMDADNIMAWEAPEVIRKYMSGGLCGYDREGSPVWYEVVGPLDAKGLLFSASKQDLLKNKFRDCELLRRECERQSQKLGRKIEMVLMVYDCEGLGLKHLWKPAMDTYGELLSMFEENYPESLKRLFIVKAPKIFPVAYNLVKHFLSEDTRKKVVVLGANWKEVLQQHIDPEQIPVEYGGTLTDPDGDPKCSSKINYGGDVPQHYYVRDQLAQQYEHSVVVNRGSSHQVECEILFPGCVLRWQFRSEGADVGFGVYLKTKIGERQRAGEMAEVYPTQRYNSHMVPEDGSLTCSAPGIYVLRFDNTYSYLHAKKVSYSVEVLLPDAAAAQQLQRLGGSEGAPGPSPLP, encoded by the exons ATGAGcggcagggtcggggggctcagcccgCGGCAGGCGGCCGCGCTGGCCCAG TTTCGGGAGAACCTGCAGGACGTGCTGCTCTCGCTGCCCTCCCAGGACGACTATTTCCTCCTGAAATGGCTCCGAG CACGCTCCTTCGACCTGCCCAAGGCGGAGGCCATGCTCCGTAAG CACATCGAGGTCCGCAAGCACATGGACGCCGACAACATCATGGCGTGGGAGGCCCCCGAG GTGATCAGGAAGTACATGTCGGGGGGGCTGTGCGGCTACGACCGGGAGGGCAGCCCTGTCTGGTACGAGGTGGTCGGGCCGCTGGACGCCAAGGGCCTGCTCTTCTCCGCCTCCAAGCAGGACCTGCTCAAGAACAAGTTCCGCGACTGCGAGCTGCTGCGGCGCGAGTGCGAGCGGCAGAGCCAGAAG CTGGGCAGGAAGATCGAGATGGTGCTGATGGTCTATGACTGCGAGGGCCTGGGCCTGAAGCACCTCTGGAAGCCAGCCATGGACACCTACGGGGAG CTCCTGTCCATGTTTGAGGAGAACTACCCCGAGTCCCTCAAGCGCCTGTTTATTGTGAAGG CCCCTAAGATCTTCCCCGTGGCCTACAACCTTGTCAAGCACTTCCTGAGCGAGGACACCCGCAAGAAGGTCGTGGTCCTGGGGG CCAACTGGaaggaggtcctgcagcagcaCATCGACCCCGAGCAGATCCCCGTGGAGTACGGGGGCACGCTGACGGACCCCGACGGGGACCCCAAGTGCTCCAGCAAG atcAACTACGGGGGGGACGTGCCGCAGCACTACTACGTGCGGGACCAGCTGGCGCAGCAGTACGAGCACAGCGTGGTGGTCAACCGCGGCTCGTCCCACCAGGTCGAGTGCGAGATCCTCTTCCCCGGCTGCGTCCtcag GTGGCAGTTCAGGTCGGAGGGGGCCGACGTGGGTTTCGGGGTGTACCTGAAGACCAAGATCGGGGAGCGGCAGCGGGCGGGCGAGATGGCCGAGGTCTACCCCACCCAGCGCTACAACTCCCACATGGTGCCCGAGGACGGCTCCCTCACCTGCTCCGCGCCCGGCATCT acgtCCTGCGCTTCGACAACACCTACAGCTACCTCCACGCCAAGAAGGTGAGCTACAGCGTGGAGGTGCTGCTGCCCGACGCTGCCGCggcccagcagctccagcgcctggggggcagcgagggggcccccggccccagccccctgccctga
- the MTFP1 gene encoding mitochondrial fission process protein 1, translating into MGAEERDLYRDTWVRYLGYANEVGESFRALVPVRVVWASYGVATAYVTADAIDKGRRAAAVHAQEPGRASRVGVAVADTFVWQGLASVAVPGITINRLCAASLALLGALTRWPLPWRRWATTALGLAAIPLIVTPIDRTVDFLMDSSLRKLYGPPGEPPASR; encoded by the exons ATGGGGGCGGAGGAGCGCGACCTCTACAGGGACACGTGGGTCCGGTACCTGG GTTACGCCAACGAGGTGGGCGAGTCCTTCCGGGCGCTGGTGCCGGTGCGGGTGGTGTGGGCCAGCTACGGCGTGGCCACCGCCTACGTGACCGCCGATGCCATCGACAagggccgccgcgccgccgcc GTGCACGCGCAGGAGCCCGGGCGGGCGTCGCGCGTCGGCGTGGCGGTGGCCGACACCTTCGTGTGGCAGGGCCTGGCCTCTGTGGCCGTCCCCGGCATCACCATCAACCGGCTCTGCGCTGCCTCGCTGGCCCTGCTGGGAGCCCTCACCCGCTGGCCGCTGCCCTGGCGCCGCTGGGCCACCACCGCCCTGGGGCTGGCCGCCATCCCCCTCATCGTCACCCCCATCGACAG GACCGTGGATTTCCTGATGGACTCCAGCCTCCGGAAGCTCTACGGGCCGCCGGGAGAGCCCCCTGCCTCGCGCTGA
- the GAL3ST1 gene encoding galactosylceramide sulfotransferase has protein sequence MLHHGKNWRSMGKGLILGTLLTSFMLLLYSYAGPPLQVSLTGLPVPSSCSSSLAPSEAPALANGTGSPSGRRCRPKLNIMFMKTHKTASSTILNILFRFGEKHRLKFAFPNGRNDFYYPSYFERSQVRHYRPGACFNIICNHMRFSYQEVRALLPADAIFMTVLRDPAYLFESSFHYFGRLVPSTWKLTGEDRLAEFLRDPRRYYDPDGFNAHYLQNLLFFDLGYDNNLQADSPLVEERIREVDRRFHLVMLLEHFDESLVLLKDLLCWQLEDVLYFKLNARKGSTVSRLTPELYEKATSWNLIDAKLYRYFNATFWRKVEAYGRERMARDVAELRRENERMKSICIDGGHPVDASAIQESSMKPWQPLGESSILGYNLKKKIHKKHQKLCRKMLTPEIQYLTDLGANLWITKLWSRVRDFLRW, from the exons ATGCTGCACCATGGGAAGAACTGGAGGTCCATGGGCAAGGGGCTCATCCTGGGGACCCTCCTGACCAGCTTCATGCTGCTGCTCTACTCCTACGCCGGCCCCCCGCTGCAAGTCAGCCTGACAGG GCTCCCcgtcccctcctcctgctcctccagcctggctcCCAGCGAGGCGCCAGCGTTGGCCAACGGCACGGGCAGCCCCTCGGGCCGGCGCTGCCGGCCCAAGCTGAACATCATGTTCATGAAGACGCACAAGACGGCCAGCAGCACCATCCTCAACATCCTCTTCCGCTTCGGGGAGAAGCACCGCTTGAAGTTTGCCTTCCCCAACGGCCGCAACGACTTCTACTACCCCTCCTACTTTGAGCGTAGCCAGGTGCGGCACTACCGCCCGGGCGCCTGCTTCAACATCATCTGCAACCACATGCGCTTCAGCTACCAGGAGGTGCGCGCGCTCCTGCCGGCCGACGCCATCTTCATGACGGTGCTGCGGGACCCTGCCTACCTCTTTGAGTCCTCCTTCCACTACTTCGGGCGCCTCGTCCCCTCCACCTGGAAGCTGACGGGGGAGGACAGGCTGGCCGAGTTCCTCCGGGACCCCCGGCGCTACTACGACCCCGACGGGTTCAACGCTCACTACCTCCAGAACCTCCTCTTCTTCGACCTGGGCTACGACAACAACCTGCAGGCCGACAGCCCGCTGGTGGAGGAGCGCATCCGGGAGGTCGACCGCCGCTTCCACCTCGTCATGCTGCTCGAGCACTTCGACGAGTCGCTGGTGCTGCTGAAGGAcctgctgtgctggcagctggaggACGTCCTCTACTTCAAGCTCAACGCCCGGAAGGGCTCCACCGTCTCCCGGCTGACGCCTGAGCTCTACGAGAAGGCCACCTCCTGGAACCTCATCGACGCCAAGCTCTACCGCTATTTCAATGCCACCTTCTGGCGCAAGGTGGAGGCCTACGGGAGGGAGCGGATGGCCAGGGACGTGGCCGAGCTGCGGCGGGAGAACGAGAGGATGAAGAGCATCTGCATCGACGGCGGGCACCCCGTGGACGCCAGCGCCATCCAGGAGTCCTCCATGAAGCCCTGGCAGCCGTTGGGGGAGAGCTCCATCCTGGGCTACAACCTGAAGAAGAAAATCCACAAGAAGCACCAGAAGCTGTGCCGCAAGATGCTGACGCCCGAAATCCAGTACCTGACCGACTTGGGGGCCAACCTCTGGATCACCAAGCTGTGGAGCCGCGTGCGGGACTTCCTGCGGTGGTAG